The Deinococcus aquiradiocola genomic interval GACACCGCCTACGACGCTCCGCCCGCCGAAGGGGCGCGCGACGACGACTGACGCTCCCCCACTCAACGCCGAGCGGCCCGCACAGGAACGGTCCGCACTCCTGCGCTGGATGCACGACCGCGTCACGGCCGAGTACGGCCCGAGGCCCCTCGTGCCGCGCCGCGAGGCGATGCATGAACTCGTCAGCACCATCCTGTCGCAGCGCACCGACTGGCGCAACGAGGACCTCGCGTACCGGGAACTCCGCACGCTCGGCGACTGGGACACCATCCGCGCCCTCCCGACCGAGACGGTCGCGCACGCCATCCGCGCCAGCACCTACCCGGAACAGAAAGCGCCACGCATTCAGGCGACCCTGAACGCCATTCTGGACGCGCGCGGCAGTTACGACCTCGACTTCCTCGCGGACCTCAGCCCGCAGGACGGCCTGAACTGGCTGACCGCCCTGCCCGGCGTGGGCGTCAAGACCGCCTCGCTCGTGCTGCTCTTCAACTACGCCAAGCCGGTCTTCCCGGTGGACACGCACGTACACCGTATCAGCACGCGCGTGGGCGCCATCCCGCGCATGGGGGAGGCGGCCGCGCACCGCGCCCTGCTTGCCCTGCTGCCGCCCGACCCGCCGC includes:
- a CDS encoding endonuclease III domain-containing protein yields the protein MHDRVTAEYGPRPLVPRREAMHELVSTILSQRTDWRNEDLAYRELRTLGDWDTIRALPTETVAHAIRASTYPEQKAPRIQATLNAILDARGSYDLDFLADLSPQDGLNWLTALPGVGVKTASLVLLFNYAKPVFPVDTHVHRISTRVGAIPRMGEAAAHRALLALLPPDPPLLYELHVNLLRHGQRVCRFSRPACGACVLRERCDAFAVHGNAVPPFKD